The sequence CGTCACCGGCGACGTTCGCCGTTACCGCTTCAACAAGGAGATCACCCATCCGGAGATCGACAGGATCCCGGAGGAGGAAGAAGACGCCGGCGCAGCGGGCGAACCCATTGTTCCCGGTTATCCCGTGCCGGAAGGCGTTCCGCCCCGCACATTCCGCCGCCTGGTCGCGGTTGCCGTCGAGTATTTCGCAGATCTCGTGCCGAGCACGCTGCCTGCCTCGCTTGCGCGGGAGCGAGGGCTTCCGTCAACGCCCACGTCCCTGCGACAGATTCACCAGCCCGATGGCCAGGCGGATCTCGAGGCGTTGCGCGAGCGGACGACGCCGGCTCATGAGCGGTTGGTCTTGGAGGAGCTCTACCTGCTCGAGGTGGGCCTGGCGATACGCCGCGCCGAGCGCGCCGCAGAGCCGGGCATTGCGTTGCCCGCCGACGCGTCTGTCCTGGAGGAAGCGGTTGGCGCGCTGCCGTTCCGCCTGACGGGCGCCCAGCAGAGGGCCTGGGCAGAGATCCAGCGGGATTTGGGGGAGCCCCATCCCATGAACCGGTTGCTCCAGGGGGATGTGGGCAGTGGCAAGACCGCCGTCGCCGCGTTGGCAGCGGTGGTGGCGGTGAGGGCCGGGTATCAGGCTGCGCTGATGGCGCCGACTGAGTTGTTGGCAGAGCAGCACGATCGAACGCTCCGCCAACTGCTGGGCAAAACGGGCGTTCGCCTCGGGCTTCTGACCTCGTCGGCTCCTGGAGCCTCGGAAGTTCGCCAGGCACTTGCGAAGGGGGAAGTCGATCTGGTCGTCGGTACCCACGCATTGGTGCAACGGGATGTCGATTTCGCGCGCTTGGCGCTCGTGGTGATCGACGAGCAGCACAGGTTCGGAGTGATGCAGCGTGCGGCCCTCGCGGCGAAGACACCGGGCGGTGTCAGCCCCCATGTCCTGGTGATGACGGCGACGCCGATCCCTCGCAGCCTCGCACTTACGTTGTACGGCGATCTCGAGCTCTCTGTGATCGACGAGTTGCCGCCGGGCCGAAGTCCGACGGAGACGCTGCTGCTCCGGGAAGGGGAGGGCGAGCAGGTGACCCGACTCGTCCGTGAAGCCCTCGATTGCCAGGAGCAGGTGTACGTGGTGTATCCGCTGGTCGAGGAATCCGAGAAGCTCGACTTGCGGGCGGCGACCGAAAGCACGGAACGCATCCGCGCGGCGTTCTCGGACGTAGCGGTCGATCTGGTCCATGGTCGGCTGGATGCCCGATTGCGGGCCGAGGCGATGGCGCGTTTCATGGCAGGCGAAACCCGGATCCTCGTTTCGACGACCGTGATCGAAGTCGGTGTCGACATTCCGGCGGCCACCCTGATGGTCGTCGAACACGCCGAGCGTTTCGGCCTGGCCCAGCTCCACCAGTTGCGGGGCCGGGTGGGGCGCGGGGAGCGGCCCGGAACCTGCGTTTTGGTGGCTCGCGGGGGCGGCGAGGACAGCGAGGCGCGTCTGCGAGCCATGCTCGAGACGACCGACGGCTTCCGGATCGCGGACGCGGACCTGCATATCCGTGGCCCCGGGGAATTCCTGGGGACCCGCCAATCCGGCAAACTGCCGGACCTGCGCTTTGCCGACCTGGTCCGCGATGCGAGGTTGGTGGCCGTGGCCCGCGAAGCCGCGAACGAAGCCCTGAGGGCGGATCCCGGCCTGTGCCGTGCGCCCGAGCTGGCGCGCTCCGTGCAGACCCGCTGGGGGGATCGGCTATCCCTCGTTGGGGTGGGGTAGTGCCCGGGCCCCGGTCTGCCGATAAGCCAGGGATGCGAACGATGCTTCTCGCTCTGATCGGCATGTTGGCGGTTTCGGCCATTGGCGGCTGGTTGATTTCGCGGCATGCATCCGAAGAGATCGCAGGTTGGATCCAGGAGGGGCCGCCCTTCGATCTGGCCGAGGCCGTGGCAGGCGGGGCGAAGCGGCCGGATCGCGTGCTCTTCCAGTACATCGATGCGCAGGGCCAGGTCCAGTTCGTCGATTCCCTCGACCAGGTTCCCGAGCCGTTGCGGAAGGATGTTGGGCGCATCGAGGTGGCCGCGCAGACGCCGGCCCCTGCCAGGGCGAAGCGACGTCC comes from bacterium and encodes:
- the recG gene encoding ATP-dependent DNA helicase RecG, with amino-acid sequence MDFPEAIEAIRKPLAFAAGGQADRLQDLEKTISASVERAAGMAIPPDVRKTLAQVAALFAASLPGDERRHAVERALDLLAPLQAQDFCDLAIARPIATLPGIGAKRAEALAKRGLRTIVDLLFHLPSRYDDRRERIAVGALQVGTRGTFEAEVMLADFVPMRGRARSGRLFQAVVGDGTGTVTLKWFRGGESLQKTVTKGTRLLVTGDVRRYRFNKEITHPEIDRIPEEEEDAGAAGEPIVPGYPVPEGVPPRTFRRLVAVAVEYFADLVPSTLPASLARERGLPSTPTSLRQIHQPDGQADLEALRERTTPAHERLVLEELYLLEVGLAIRRAERAAEPGIALPADASVLEEAVGALPFRLTGAQQRAWAEIQRDLGEPHPMNRLLQGDVGSGKTAVAALAAVVAVRAGYQAALMAPTELLAEQHDRTLRQLLGKTGVRLGLLTSSAPGASEVRQALAKGEVDLVVGTHALVQRDVDFARLALVVIDEQHRFGVMQRAALAAKTPGGVSPHVLVMTATPIPRSLALTLYGDLELSVIDELPPGRSPTETLLLREGEGEQVTRLVREALDCQEQVYVVYPLVEESEKLDLRAATESTERIRAAFSDVAVDLVHGRLDARLRAEAMARFMAGETRILVSTTVIEVGVDIPAATLMVVEHAERFGLAQLHQLRGRVGRGERPGTCVLVARGGGEDSEARLRAMLETTDGFRIADADLHIRGPGEFLGTRQSGKLPDLRFADLVRDARLVAVAREAANEALRADPGLCRAPELARSVQTRWGDRLSLVGVG
- a CDS encoding glutaredoxin family protein, whose protein sequence is MLLALIGMLAVSAIGGWLISRHASEEIAGWIQEGPPFDLAEAVAGGAKRPDRVLFQYIDAQGQVQFVDSLDQVPEPLRKDVGRIEVAAQTPAPARAKRRPYAAASHEVVMYVSPGCHACDLAAQWLDRNDVPYTELNIRSDEAQENLRGKVVRWATPTIDIDGQLVIGFDPGRLGELLEL